CCCACGCGCTGGGCCGCCTGGAGCGCGCCCACGGACAGGTAGGCGAAGCGCCGCGCGTTGTCGCCGAACTCACCCGCCGCGTCGCCGTACAGGCCGTGGCGGCCGCCGAAGAAGTGCTCGTTCTCCAGGAAGAGGACCTCCAGCCCCTCCGCCACGCGGGCGGAGAGGATGGGCCCGCCCACCTCACCGAAGGGGAAGCGCAGTTGGAGCGACTGTCCGGTGGGAACGAGTCGTCCCGCGTCGCGCAAGTCACGGTAGCGCGGGGTGACGACCTTGACGTCGTGGCCCAGCGAGGCGAGCGCGGCGGGCAGCGCGCCAGCCACGTCCCCCAGTCCCCCCGTCTTCGAGAAGGGCGCCACCTCCGAGGAGATGAAGAGAATCTTCATGTGACAACCATGACGGTTGCACGGGATGAGTCAACCGTGAACGTGCGCCCACTGTCGGCGTCCCTTATGGTGCGCCCGTGCTGATACCTCCCGACCCCATCCAGCGCTTCGCGGACGTCTTCGAGCGCGCCAAGAAGGCCATCCCCGTGGACCCCAACGCGGTGGTGGTGGCCAGCGTCGGCGCCGACGGCCGCCCCAGCGCGCGCGTCGTCCTGCTCAAGGACTTCGATGCGCGCGGCTTCGTGTTCTTCACCAACCACGACAGCCGCAAGGGTCAGGAGCTGCGCGCGCACCCCTTCGCCGCGCTGTGCTTCTACTGGCAGCCCCTGGACGAGCAGGTCCGCGTGGAGGGCCGCGTGGAGGTGGTGTCCTCCGAGGAGGCCGACGCGTACTTCCAGAGCCGCGCGCGCGGCAGCCAGGTGGGCGCGTGGGCCAGCCTCCAGAGCCAGCGGCTGGGCTCACGCGACGAGCTGGAGTCGCGCGTGGAGGACGTGGAGCAGCGCTACGCGGGAGGGGACGTGCCCCGCCCGCCGCACTGGTCCGGCTTCCGCGTGGTGCCAGACCGCATCGAGTTCTGGCACGCCCAGCCCAGCCGGCTGCATGACCGGCACGTCTACCTGCGCGACGGCGACACGTGGCGCACGCAGATGCTCTACCCGTAGCGGACGCCCCCCTCGTGCTACCAGGGCACCTCCGCGCCCTGGTAGTCGAAGAAGCGACCACTGTGTTCGGCGCGCAGCTCATCGATGACGTTGAGCATCCCTCGCACCGAGTCGCGCGGCGGCAGCGGAGCGTCCGGTCCGCCCATGTCCGTCTTCACCCAACCGGGGTGCAGCAGCACGGGGACGATGCCGTGGGCACGCAAGTCATTGGACAGGTTGCGCACGCCCATGTTCAACGCGACCTTGGACATCCGATAGGCATAAGCGCCGCCGTCGCTGTTGGACGACAGCGAGCCCATGCGCGAGGTGACGTAGGCCACCTTGCGAGAGCTGCCCCGCAGCAGCCCCGGCAACAGCGCGCTGGTGACGCGCAGCGGCCCCAGCGCGTTGACCGCGAACGTGCGCACCACGTCCGCGTAGTCCACGTCCGTCAGCGCGCACCACAGCCCCGCCACGCCCGCGTTGTTGATGAGGACATCCACCGGCTCGCGCAGCACCTCGTCGGCGAATTCCCTGACACTCGCCTCGTCGGCCACGTCCAGCGCGTGGATTCTCAAGCGCCCCGCACAGCCGTGTTTCAGCGGCTCCAGTCGCCGCCTCCCCTCCTCGGTGCGCACCCCGGCGTCGACGATGTCGCCGCGCTCGAGGAGCTGTTGGACGAACTCATACCCAATGCCCCTGCTCGCTCCGGTGATGACGTAGCGCATGCTCTTCATTAACGCGCCGAATGGATGTCCTTGGCAAAACACGGACGAATGACGCGACTGAGTGCACGCTGGTCACCGGAAAATTTGATTCAGGAGAGACAACCCATGACTGTCGCCGTCGTAGGAGGTGGGATTTCAGGTCTGGTCGTCGCCTGGCGATTGCGCTCCCGCGGTAGGGATGCCGTTGTCCTGGAGACAACCTCCCGGCTCGGCGGCGCGGTGGGCACGCGCGCGCAGCAGGGCTTCCTTCTGGAGACGGGCCCCAACAGCTTCCTGGACCGCGAGCCCGCCATGCGAGAGCTGGCATCCGCGCTCAATCTGGAACACAGGATTCGCGCGGCGGATGGGGCGGCGAAGCGGCGGTATGTCTACACGCGGGGGAAGCTGCGCTCGGTGCCCGCATCGCCGCCCGCGTTCCTGAAGTCGGACATCCTCCCCTTCGGGGCGAAGCTGCGGGTGATGGGGGAGCTGTTCAGCGGCCGCGCGGCCCCCGGCGTGGACGAGTCCCTGGCGGACTTCGGGCGCCGGCACCTGGGGCCCACGGCGACGCGGGTGCTGCTGGACGCGGTGCAGACGGGCATCTTCGCGGGCGACGTGGAGAGGCTGAGCGTGGGCGCCACGTTCCCGCAGCTGGTGAAGCTGGAGCGCGAGCACCGCAGCCTCATCCTCGGCGCCATCCAGGCCCAGAAGGCTCAGGCGACGGCTCAGGCGAAGGCCCTGCCCGCGGGCAGCACCGCGCCGAAGCTCAGCGGCGCGCTGAGCACCTTCGAGGGTGGGCTCGGCACGCTCATCGACGCCCTGGGCACGGCGCTCGGGGACGCCGCGCGCACGGGCGCCACGGTGGAGGGCCTGACGCGGGGCGACGACGGCTGGCGGCTCGCGGTGAGTGAGCGGGGGCAGCGCTCGGAGCTGAAGGCGTCCCGTGTGGTGCTGGCCGCGCCCGCATACGTGACGCGGGGCCTGTTGGAGCCGCTGGACGCGGAGCTGGCCGCGGGCGTGGGCGGCATCGACTACGCGCCCATCGCCGTGGTGCACCTGGGCTTCGACGCGGGGACGACGCCCGCGCCGGACGGCTTCGGCTTCCTGGTGCCGCCGATGGAGCAGCGCCGGCTGCTCGGCTCCATCCACGCGTCCACGGTGTTCCCCTTCCGCGTGGAGGCGGGCCGGGTGCTCTACACGTGCATGGTGGGCGGCGCGACGCGGCCGGACCTGGTGGCGCTGGACGAGGCCGAGCTGGTGGCGCTGGCGCGCGAGGAGCTCAAGGCGCTCGCGGGGGTCACCGCCACGCCGACGCTCACCGAGGTCTTCCGCTGGAAGCGGGGCATCCCCCAGTACAACGTGGGCCACCTGGAGCGGATGGACAGCGTGGACCGGGCGCTCACGCGCCTGCCCGGGCTGCACCTGGCGGGCAACGCCTACAAGGGCGTGGGCCTCAACGACTGCATCCGCAACGGGCTGGCGCTCGCGGACGCGCTGGTGGACGCGGGGGCCTGAAAACGACGGCTCGGGCCCGGGCGGCGACCGTCCGGCGCCCCCGCGTCAGCGGTGGGACGAGGGCACGTCAGACTGGGCATGCATGCTGCGCAGCCTTCGGAGACCCCCATGCCCCCCACCCTCCTCGTCGCCGCCGCCATCGTCCTGTTCCCCGTCGTCCTCGCCGGAAGCATCCTCGTCGACGCGCTCGAGCTCGACCTGGACAAGGCCCCCGAGCAGTGACACCCCCGACGGTGTAGGCTCCGTCGGGAGCATGTCGGAGAAGCCCGAAGGGTCCATCGTCCGCGCCACCCTGCGGGCCCTCGCCGAGCCCCGCAGGCTGGTGCCCATCCTCCTCGTCTGCGCCCCGCTCGTCGCCGCGCAGGTGAGCTTCAGCCGCGAGCCGCTCGCCCCGCACCTGGGCGTGCTCATGTGCCTGGTCTTCGTGGGCGTCGCCCCCGTCACCTACCGGGTCCTCTTCCCGGGCGGGCTGGACTTGAGCCACGGCGGCGTGCGGGTGCTGATGTACGGCACGCTGGGCAGCGGCGTGGTGCTGGTGACGGGCTTCGTGCTGCCCAACCTGCTGGACATGGGGCCCACGTTCCTCACCCAGCGCACCAACCTCATGGTGTGCAACGCGCTGTTCCTCGTCGGCGGTTGGGGACTGGGGCGCGACATCGGCTTCGAGGAGTCCCTGGCGAAGGAGCGCGCCCGCGCGGCCCGCTTCGCGCTGGAGGCGGAGCAGGCGCAGTTGCTCGCGCTGCGCAGCCACCTGGACCCGCACTTCCTCTTCAACACGCTCAACGCCATCGCCGAGTGGTGCCGCGAGGACGGCGCGGTGGCGGAGGCCGCGGTGCTCAGGCTGTCCACCATGCTGCGCTCGGTGCTCGCGGGCGTGCGCAAGGCGACCTGGCCCCTCGCGGAGGAGCTGGCGCTGATGCGCACCCTCTTCGACCTGCACCTGCTCAGGGACCCAGAGCTGTTCCAGCTCGCGGTGGACATCCGCCCTGGCGCCGAGGACGTGCCCGTGCCGCCGCTGGTGCTCTTGCCCCTGGCGGAGAACGCGGTGAAGCACGGCCCCGCCGCGGGCCACCGGGGCCGGCTGTCGTTGGAAGTGCAGGTGCGCGACGGCCAGGTGGCGGTGG
This genomic interval from Myxococcus guangdongensis contains the following:
- the pdxH gene encoding pyridoxamine 5'-phosphate oxidase, which encodes MLIPPDPIQRFADVFERAKKAIPVDPNAVVVASVGADGRPSARVVLLKDFDARGFVFFTNHDSRKGQELRAHPFAALCFYWQPLDEQVRVEGRVEVVSSEEADAYFQSRARGSQVGAWASLQSQRLGSRDELESRVEDVEQRYAGGDVPRPPHWSGFRVVPDRIEFWHAQPSRLHDRHVYLRDGDTWRTQMLYP
- a CDS encoding SDR family oxidoreductase, whose amino-acid sequence is MKSMRYVITGASRGIGYEFVQQLLERGDIVDAGVRTEEGRRRLEPLKHGCAGRLRIHALDVADEASVREFADEVLREPVDVLINNAGVAGLWCALTDVDYADVVRTFAVNALGPLRVTSALLPGLLRGSSRKVAYVTSRMGSLSSNSDGGAYAYRMSKVALNMGVRNLSNDLRAHGIVPVLLHPGWVKTDMGGPDAPLPPRDSVRGMLNVIDELRAEHSGRFFDYQGAEVPW
- the hemG gene encoding protoporphyrinogen oxidase; the encoded protein is MTVAVVGGGISGLVVAWRLRSRGRDAVVLETTSRLGGAVGTRAQQGFLLETGPNSFLDREPAMRELASALNLEHRIRAADGAAKRRYVYTRGKLRSVPASPPAFLKSDILPFGAKLRVMGELFSGRAAPGVDESLADFGRRHLGPTATRVLLDAVQTGIFAGDVERLSVGATFPQLVKLEREHRSLILGAIQAQKAQATAQAKALPAGSTAPKLSGALSTFEGGLGTLIDALGTALGDAARTGATVEGLTRGDDGWRLAVSERGQRSELKASRVVLAAPAYVTRGLLEPLDAELAAGVGGIDYAPIAVVHLGFDAGTTPAPDGFGFLVPPMEQRRLLGSIHASTVFPFRVEAGRVLYTCMVGGATRPDLVALDEAELVALAREELKALAGVTATPTLTEVFRWKRGIPQYNVGHLERMDSVDRALTRLPGLHLAGNAYKGVGLNDCIRNGLALADALVDAGA
- a CDS encoding sensor histidine kinase; this encodes MSEKPEGSIVRATLRALAEPRRLVPILLVCAPLVAAQVSFSREPLAPHLGVLMCLVFVGVAPVTYRVLFPGGLDLSHGGVRVLMYGTLGSGVVLVTGFVLPNLLDMGPTFLTQRTNLMVCNALFLVGGWGLGRDIGFEESLAKERARAARFALEAEQAQLLALRSHLDPHFLFNTLNAIAEWCREDGAVAEAAVLRLSTMLRSVLAGVRKATWPLAEELALMRTLFDLHLLRDPELFQLAVDIRPGAEDVPVPPLVLLPLAENAVKHGPAAGHRGRLSLEVQVRDGQVAVAIENPGASRGPREGSAGLPTVERRLALAYGEQARLSLTSDAERTRVTVTLPRSGPLPGVIT